Proteins encoded by one window of Chondromyces crocatus:
- a CDS encoding serine/threonine-protein kinase translates to MSRRLPSRLGRYTLFDRIGRGGMADIYLARECTTLGATRLLVVKEVTPKLAGKTRFAEMLIAEAKLAARLRHGSVVQVEDLGRDDDTLYIAMEYVEGLDLRELLRRSARQRVPVPVEFSLFVVVETLMALSYAHRMGVLHRDVSPSNVLLSFEGEVKLCDFGIARAHQAAALAAEGDALEAPEGLGAQDAALKGSLEDALQGKAGYMSPEHARGEALDERADVFAAGILLWELLSGRKLYRATGGFDDLLAMARRADIPLPPERMLPDEAVLHAITMRALEPRREDRYGSASEMLADLTRYAISANLMGSPLRFGEWLRENFSEEILAARRSRQRALRALDFGPPAVIEAIAPPSSAETPVPATALVDAMGESTGYTPAPGSTSMGETPPPASGERPSPWAGLDAPPSTSRPSLLRRALARVGLALGVSSG, encoded by the coding sequence ATGAGTCGCCGCCTCCCCTCCCGCCTGGGCCGCTACACCCTCTTCGACCGGATCGGCCGCGGCGGGATGGCTGACATCTACCTGGCCCGAGAGTGCACCACCCTGGGGGCGACGCGGCTCCTGGTGGTCAAGGAGGTCACGCCGAAGCTGGCTGGCAAGACGCGGTTCGCCGAGATGCTCATCGCGGAGGCGAAGCTGGCGGCACGGCTGCGGCACGGGAGCGTGGTCCAGGTGGAGGACCTGGGCCGGGACGACGACACGCTGTACATCGCGATGGAGTACGTGGAGGGGCTCGATCTGCGGGAGCTGCTCCGCCGTTCGGCGCGGCAGCGGGTCCCGGTGCCGGTGGAGTTCTCGCTGTTCGTGGTGGTCGAGACGCTGATGGCGCTGTCCTACGCCCACCGCATGGGGGTGCTGCACCGGGACGTCTCGCCGTCGAACGTGCTGCTCAGCTTCGAGGGCGAGGTGAAGCTCTGTGACTTCGGTATCGCACGGGCGCACCAGGCGGCAGCGCTCGCGGCCGAAGGGGACGCGCTGGAGGCGCCGGAGGGGCTGGGGGCGCAGGACGCGGCCCTGAAGGGATCGCTGGAGGACGCGCTGCAAGGCAAGGCGGGGTACATGAGCCCGGAGCACGCGCGCGGGGAGGCCCTCGACGAGCGCGCGGACGTGTTCGCGGCGGGGATCCTGCTCTGGGAGCTGCTCTCGGGCCGCAAGCTGTACCGGGCCACAGGGGGGTTCGATGATCTGCTCGCGATGGCGCGGCGTGCGGACATCCCGTTGCCGCCCGAGCGGATGCTGCCCGACGAGGCGGTGCTGCATGCGATCACCATGCGGGCGCTGGAGCCACGGCGGGAGGATCGGTACGGGAGCGCCAGCGAGATGCTGGCGGACCTGACGCGCTACGCGATCTCCGCGAACCTGATGGGGAGCCCGCTCCGCTTCGGGGAGTGGCTGCGGGAGAATTTCAGCGAGGAGATCCTGGCGGCGCGGAGGTCCCGGCAGCGGGCGCTCAGGGCGCTGGATTTCGGCCCGCCCGCGGTGATCGAGGCCATCGCACCGCCGAGCAGCGCAGAGACCCCTGTCCCCGCGACGGCGCTGGTCGACGCGATGGGCGAGTCGACCGGCTACACGCCGGCGCCAGGCTCGACCTCGATGGGGGAGACGCCGCCGCCCGCTTCGGGAGAGCGACCTTCGCCCTGGGCCGGACTCGATGCGCCGCCGTCCACGTCACGCCCGTCGCTGCTGCGGCGCGCGCTGGCGCGGGTGGGGCTGGCGCTCGGTGTCAGTAGTGGGTGA
- a CDS encoding PP2C family protein-serine/threonine phosphatase encodes MLRLGGALGGIGMESVRRGDDGLTLMERLVGQVSVLRYRMASLLGSVRARGVKLPVEVLGQLEEVARSLGDFHRFASEHHQVLSSATARDTRGRALFEVSRSITASLDLQTVLQQVLDQVIRLTEATRGYLVLLDEQGGLGVRLARNLDQRTLEGRDFAFSTSVISEVIRSQRSIVTSDAREDLRFANQNSVTMHRLTSIMAAPLSIRGRVIGVLYVDNPGVTGQFTGDDQELLEAFAAQAAIAIHNAMLFGQTDEALKARVKELEAVQAELAVARDQALQGLQAIEREMQVGQLIQAEFLPHELPDLPGWELGVRFLPARHLSGDFYDVFALPGERVVLVVADVCDKGVAAALLMALVRGLIRTHAARAGGDVLAIVGPVNEFVAEHHGRSAMFTTAFVGILDPATGELSYVNCGHEAPILVRAGGELVRLGETGPVLGAERDMEFARRQVSVAPGDALIAFTDGVVDALSEAEEPFGEARFLGLVGRAGDPLGQVLAGVEGALRDHVAAAPPADDITLLGLRRLAPRARS; translated from the coding sequence TTGCTGCGCCTCGGTGGCGCGCTCGGGGGGATCGGCATGGAGAGCGTGCGACGCGGCGACGACGGCCTCACGTTGATGGAGAGGCTCGTGGGCCAGGTGAGCGTGTTGCGCTACCGGATGGCCAGCTTGCTCGGCTCGGTGCGCGCTCGCGGCGTGAAGCTGCCCGTGGAGGTGCTGGGGCAGCTCGAAGAGGTGGCGCGCAGCCTCGGCGATTTCCACCGCTTCGCGTCGGAGCACCACCAGGTGCTCTCCAGCGCCACGGCGCGCGATACACGGGGTCGTGCCCTGTTCGAGGTGAGCCGCTCGATCACCGCCTCGCTCGACTTGCAGACGGTGCTCCAGCAGGTGCTCGACCAGGTGATCCGATTGACGGAGGCGACGCGCGGCTACCTGGTGCTGCTGGACGAGCAAGGGGGGCTCGGCGTGCGGCTCGCCCGGAACCTGGATCAGCGGACGCTCGAAGGGCGGGACTTCGCGTTCAGCACGTCGGTGATCTCGGAGGTGATCCGGTCGCAACGGAGCATCGTGACCAGCGACGCCCGCGAGGACCTGCGCTTCGCCAACCAGAACAGCGTCACCATGCATCGGCTGACGAGCATCATGGCGGCGCCGCTCTCCATCCGGGGGCGGGTGATCGGGGTGCTCTACGTCGACAACCCGGGGGTCACGGGGCAGTTCACGGGCGACGACCAGGAGCTGCTGGAAGCCTTCGCCGCCCAGGCCGCGATCGCCATCCACAACGCCATGCTCTTCGGCCAGACCGACGAGGCGCTGAAGGCGCGGGTGAAGGAGCTGGAGGCGGTGCAGGCGGAGCTGGCCGTGGCACGGGATCAGGCGCTGCAAGGGCTCCAGGCGATCGAGCGAGAGATGCAGGTGGGGCAGCTCATCCAGGCCGAGTTCCTGCCGCACGAGCTGCCGGACCTGCCGGGCTGGGAGCTGGGGGTCCGGTTTCTGCCAGCGCGGCACCTCTCCGGGGATTTCTACGACGTGTTCGCCTTGCCCGGCGAACGGGTGGTGCTCGTCGTGGCCGACGTCTGCGACAAGGGGGTCGCTGCGGCGCTCTTGATGGCGCTGGTGCGGGGGCTGATCCGGACCCATGCGGCGCGCGCAGGGGGCGATGTGCTCGCCATCGTGGGCCCCGTGAACGAGTTCGTCGCCGAGCATCACGGTCGGTCGGCGATGTTCACGACGGCGTTCGTGGGCATCCTCGATCCGGCGACCGGGGAGCTGAGCTACGTGAACTGCGGGCACGAGGCGCCGATCCTGGTGCGGGCGGGGGGGGAGCTCGTTCGCCTCGGCGAGACGGGTCCGGTGCTGGGGGCGGAGCGGGACATGGAGTTCGCTCGGCGTCAGGTGTCCGTCGCACCGGGAGACGCGCTGATCGCCTTCACGGACGGCGTGGTCGATGCGCTGAGCGAGGCGGAAGAGCCCTTCGGTGAGGCGCGGTTCCTCGGCCTGGTGGGACGGGCAGGGGACCCGCTCGGCCAGGTGCTGGCTGGCGTCGAAGGGGCGCTGCGAGACCACGTCGCCGCGGCGCCGCCCGCCGACGACATCACGCTGCTCGGGCTGCGCCGGCTTGCTCCCCGCGCGCGGTCGTGA
- a CDS encoding fumarate hydratase, whose product MNEFRYEDLLPIGKDTTPYRLLTKDHVSTFEAAGQTFLRVEPEALTVLTREAMRDIAHLLRPGHLAQLRKILDDPEASANDRFVALDLLKNANIAAGGVLPMCQDTGTAIVMGKKGQLVFTGGGDEAAIARGVYDTYRTANLRYSQLAPVDMFTEKNTGNNLPAQIEIFATDGDAYKFLFMAKGGGSANKTYLFQETKALLNPSGLTAFLEKNLRALGTAACPPYHLAVVIGGTSAEHTLKTAKLASARYLDALPTTGDAATGHGFRDLEVEQQVLELTRRMGIGAQFGGKYFCHDVRVIRLPRHGASCPVGIAVSCSADRQALGKITKDGVFLEQLEADPAKYLPETDDTDLPGEVVKVDLSQPMSEIRALLSRYPIKTRLSLTGPMVVARDIAHAKIKERLERGEGMPKYLQDHCVYYAGPAKTPEGYASGSFGPTTAGRMDAYVDLLMAAGGSHVMLAKGNRSPAVTAACKQYGGFYLGSIGGPAARLAKDCIKKVEVLEYPELGMEAVWRIEVVDFPAFIVVDDKGNDFFAALTGPGAGGGKSLPVKG is encoded by the coding sequence ATGAACGAATTCCGCTACGAAGACCTGCTGCCCATCGGTAAGGACACGACGCCCTACCGGCTGCTCACGAAGGATCACGTCTCCACCTTCGAGGCGGCTGGCCAGACCTTCCTGCGGGTGGAGCCGGAGGCGCTCACGGTGCTCACGCGCGAGGCGATGCGGGACATCGCGCACCTGCTGCGGCCCGGGCACCTCGCTCAGCTCCGGAAGATCCTCGACGATCCGGAGGCGTCGGCGAACGATCGCTTCGTCGCGCTCGACCTGCTCAAGAACGCGAACATCGCCGCAGGCGGCGTGCTGCCGATGTGCCAGGACACGGGCACGGCCATCGTGATGGGCAAGAAGGGGCAGCTCGTCTTCACGGGCGGCGGGGACGAGGCGGCCATCGCGCGCGGCGTGTACGACACGTACCGGACGGCGAATCTCCGGTACTCGCAGCTCGCGCCGGTCGACATGTTCACCGAGAAGAACACGGGCAACAACCTGCCGGCCCAGATCGAGATCTTCGCGACCGATGGCGACGCCTACAAGTTCCTGTTCATGGCCAAGGGCGGGGGCTCGGCCAACAAGACCTACCTGTTCCAGGAGACCAAGGCGCTCCTCAACCCGAGTGGCCTGACGGCGTTCCTGGAGAAGAACCTGCGCGCGCTGGGCACCGCGGCTTGCCCGCCGTACCACCTGGCCGTCGTCATCGGCGGCACGTCGGCCGAGCACACGCTGAAGACGGCGAAGCTCGCTTCGGCCCGTTACCTGGACGCGCTGCCCACGACGGGGGACGCGGCGACGGGGCACGGCTTCCGGGATCTGGAGGTGGAGCAGCAGGTCCTGGAGCTGACGCGGCGCATGGGCATCGGGGCGCAGTTCGGGGGCAAGTACTTCTGCCACGACGTGCGGGTGATCCGCCTGCCGCGGCACGGGGCGAGCTGTCCGGTGGGGATCGCCGTCTCCTGCTCTGCGGATCGGCAAGCGCTCGGCAAGATCACGAAGGATGGCGTGTTCCTGGAGCAGCTCGAGGCCGACCCGGCGAAGTACCTGCCCGAGACCGACGACACCGACCTGCCCGGTGAGGTGGTGAAGGTCGATCTCAGCCAGCCGATGAGCGAGATCCGTGCGCTCCTGTCGCGGTATCCGATCAAGACGCGGCTGTCGCTCACGGGGCCGATGGTGGTGGCGCGCGACATCGCCCACGCGAAGATCAAGGAGCGGCTGGAGCGCGGCGAGGGGATGCCGAAGTACCTCCAGGATCACTGCGTGTACTACGCGGGGCCAGCGAAGACGCCCGAGGGATATGCGTCGGGGAGCTTCGGGCCGACGACGGCGGGCCGCATGGACGCCTACGTGGACCTGCTCATGGCGGCGGGCGGGAGCCACGTGATGCTGGCCAAGGGCAACCGCTCGCCGGCGGTGACGGCGGCGTGCAAGCAGTACGGGGGGTTCTATCTCGGCTCGATCGGCGGGCCGGCTGCGCGTCTGGCGAAGGACTGCATCAAGAAGGTCGAGGTGCTGGAGTACCCCGAGCTCGGGATGGAGGCCGTCTGGCGGATCGAGGTGGTGGACTTCCCGGCCTTCATCGTGGTCGACGACAAGGGGAACGACTTCTTCGCCGCCCTGACGGGGCCCGGCGCTGGCGGGGGGAAGTCGCTGCCCGTGAAGGGGTGA
- a CDS encoding ABC transporter substrate-binding protein — MSFQMHVISLHDDRARKHVWPEPPQRIVSLVPSDTYSLLRLGAGERVVARTRYCFEPADEVASIETVGGTKDADVDRIVALEPDVVVANQEENNRRDIERLESAGVRVFVSFPRRVSEGVAHLARLARLLGVDARSTGPGRAFIAEAYRVQREAEASRSQLPPLRAFVPIWMDPLMTANGETFLSDALDLAGAQNVFADRPRRYPLAADTGTGKPLSPDRVGDRDTRYPRITLDELVERAPEIILLPDEPHPFTTVDAEVFRKLPIPAARNGQIVHCDGKDLMWYGARALEGIARLRALVDAARAATTAEKA, encoded by the coding sequence GTGAGTTTCCAGATGCATGTGATCAGCCTTCACGACGACCGCGCCCGCAAGCACGTCTGGCCCGAGCCCCCGCAGCGCATCGTCTCGCTGGTCCCCAGCGACACCTATTCCCTCCTGCGCCTCGGCGCCGGCGAGCGGGTCGTGGCCCGGACGCGCTACTGCTTCGAGCCAGCCGACGAGGTCGCCTCCATCGAGACGGTGGGCGGCACCAAGGACGCCGACGTCGACCGCATCGTCGCCCTGGAGCCCGACGTGGTCGTCGCCAACCAGGAAGAGAACAACCGCCGCGACATCGAGCGGCTCGAGAGCGCGGGCGTGCGGGTCTTCGTCTCGTTCCCCCGTCGGGTCAGCGAAGGCGTCGCCCACCTCGCGCGCCTCGCGCGCCTGCTCGGTGTGGACGCCCGCAGCACCGGGCCAGGCCGCGCCTTCATCGCCGAGGCCTACCGCGTCCAGCGCGAAGCCGAGGCCAGCCGCAGCCAGCTCCCGCCCCTCCGCGCCTTCGTGCCCATCTGGATGGACCCGCTGATGACCGCCAACGGCGAGACCTTCCTCTCCGACGCGCTCGATCTGGCCGGCGCACAGAACGTGTTCGCCGACCGCCCGCGGCGCTACCCGCTCGCCGCGGACACCGGGACCGGCAAACCCCTCTCCCCCGACCGGGTGGGCGACCGTGACACCCGTTACCCACGGATCACCCTGGACGAGCTCGTCGAGCGCGCCCCGGAGATCATCCTCCTGCCCGACGAGCCCCACCCCTTCACCACCGTCGACGCCGAGGTCTTCCGGAAGCTTCCCATCCCGGCGGCCAGAAACGGACAGATCGTCCACTGCGACGGCAAGGATCTCATGTGGTACGGCGCGCGCGCCCTGGAGGGCATCGCGCGGTTGCGTGCGCTCGTCGACGCCGCCCGCGCTGCAACCACCGCCGAAAAAGCGTAG
- a CDS encoding acyl carrier protein, giving the protein MTWTRDNVRAELIEVLKGHAPGDVEVTDGSHLVGDLSIDSLGVMEVLADLEDKFKLTIPDDALREVETVGDVAKAIETRLQSDGRLAG; this is encoded by the coding sequence ATGACGTGGACGAGGGACAACGTGAGGGCCGAGCTCATCGAGGTGCTCAAAGGCCATGCCCCCGGTGACGTGGAAGTCACGGACGGCAGCCATCTCGTGGGTGACCTGAGCATCGACTCGCTCGGGGTGATGGAGGTCCTCGCCGACCTCGAGGACAAGTTCAAACTCACCATCCCCGACGACGCGCTGCGCGAGGTCGAGACGGTGGGTGACGTGGCGAAGGCGATCGAGACACGCCTCCAGAGCGACGGAAGGCTCGCAGGATGA
- a CDS encoding fatty acyl-AMP ligase translates to MTADWKPRTVAQAIEDAAVSTKTGFRFLEESSDAEPFFTHAGIERASARFGGALQALGLVKGDRVALILPDNADFVFAFLGAIRAGIIPVPIYPPTGLGKLAGYLENTLHIVEKSGAKVLLTNTEIKRMLGTIQSQATALEQVVAVEPLRSAREDLRPAKIELSDPCFLQFTSGSTSRPKGVILTHDNLAANVRAIMQLGLGVTNSVDSGVSWLPLYHDMGLIGFVMAPLYHVNTITFLPPLLFLKRPARWLEALSRYKGSISFGPNFAYALCVKRVREQEMEGLDLSNWRVAGCGAEPIRAENLRAFADKFARVGFSEKAFVCCYGMAESTLAISFSQVHTGVITDNVRGEALWAEGKAIPTPGDEGDEGAMPIVQCGKAFEGHEIGVFAADDEESARPLGDREVGELRLRGPSVTPGYYNEPELTRKAFAGGWLKTGDLGYLADGYVHICGRSKEVIIVNGRNYYPQDLEWEAGAVQGVRKGNVIAFGTMKPTNDRERVVIAFETSVTAPAEKQALQSEVRKAVQQGLGLTVDDVIALAPGVLPKTSSGKLQRAKTRELYETGELLGRTSAREVDKLDLAKELAKSQLGFLRHAIFGPKDR, encoded by the coding sequence ATGACGGCCGACTGGAAACCGCGCACCGTCGCCCAGGCCATCGAGGACGCCGCCGTCAGCACCAAGACCGGCTTCCGCTTCCTCGAAGAGTCGTCCGACGCCGAGCCCTTCTTCACCCACGCCGGCATCGAGCGCGCCAGCGCCCGCTTCGGCGGCGCACTCCAGGCACTGGGGCTCGTGAAGGGTGACCGGGTCGCCCTGATCCTCCCCGACAACGCCGACTTCGTCTTCGCGTTCCTCGGCGCCATCCGCGCCGGCATCATCCCCGTCCCCATCTACCCGCCCACGGGCCTCGGCAAGCTCGCCGGCTACCTGGAGAACACCCTCCACATCGTCGAGAAGAGCGGCGCGAAGGTGCTCCTCACGAACACCGAGATCAAGCGCATGCTGGGCACCATCCAGTCCCAGGCCACCGCGCTCGAACAGGTCGTCGCCGTCGAGCCCCTGCGCAGCGCGCGCGAGGACCTCCGCCCGGCCAAGATCGAGCTGTCCGACCCCTGCTTCCTCCAGTTCACGAGCGGCTCCACGTCCCGCCCGAAGGGCGTGATCCTCACCCACGACAACCTCGCCGCGAACGTGCGCGCCATCATGCAGCTCGGCCTCGGCGTCACGAACAGCGTCGACAGCGGCGTCTCGTGGCTGCCGCTCTACCACGACATGGGCCTCATCGGCTTCGTGATGGCGCCGCTCTACCACGTCAACACCATCACCTTCCTGCCGCCGCTCCTGTTCCTGAAGCGCCCCGCGCGCTGGCTGGAGGCCCTGAGCCGTTACAAAGGCAGCATCTCCTTCGGCCCGAACTTCGCCTACGCCCTCTGCGTCAAGCGTGTCCGCGAGCAGGAGATGGAGGGCCTCGACCTCTCGAACTGGCGCGTCGCCGGCTGCGGCGCCGAGCCCATCCGCGCCGAGAACCTGCGCGCCTTCGCCGACAAGTTCGCGCGCGTCGGCTTCAGCGAGAAGGCGTTCGTCTGCTGCTACGGCATGGCCGAGAGCACGCTCGCCATCTCGTTCAGCCAGGTCCACACCGGCGTCATCACCGACAACGTGCGCGGCGAGGCGCTGTGGGCCGAGGGCAAGGCCATCCCCACCCCTGGCGACGAAGGCGACGAGGGTGCCATGCCCATCGTGCAGTGTGGCAAGGCGTTCGAGGGACACGAGATCGGCGTCTTCGCCGCCGACGACGAGGAAAGCGCGCGCCCCCTCGGCGACCGCGAGGTCGGCGAGCTGCGCCTGCGCGGGCCCAGCGTGACCCCCGGCTACTACAACGAGCCCGAGCTCACCCGGAAGGCCTTCGCCGGCGGCTGGCTCAAGACCGGCGACCTCGGCTACCTCGCCGACGGCTACGTCCACATCTGCGGACGCTCGAAGGAAGTGATCATCGTCAACGGCCGCAACTACTACCCGCAGGATCTGGAGTGGGAAGCGGGCGCGGTGCAGGGCGTGCGCAAGGGCAACGTCATCGCCTTCGGCACGATGAAGCCGACCAACGACCGGGAACGGGTGGTCATCGCCTTCGAGACCAGCGTGACCGCGCCGGCCGAGAAGCAGGCCCTCCAGAGCGAGGTCCGCAAGGCCGTGCAGCAAGGCCTCGGCCTCACGGTCGACGACGTGATCGCGCTCGCCCCTGGCGTCCTGCCCAAGACCTCGAGCGGCAAGCTCCAGCGCGCCAAGACGCGCGAGCTGTACGAGACCGGCGAGCTGCTCGGCCGGACGTCCGCCCGCGAGGTCGACAAGCTCGATCTCGCCAAGGAGCTGGCCAAGAGCCAGCTCGGCTTCCTCCGTCACGCGATCTTCGGCCCCAAGGACCGCTGA
- a CDS encoding glutathione S-transferase family protein, giving the protein MKVYSHPGSTCGRKVMTVLAEKGHEVEFELVDIMKGAQKKPEFLALQPFGVVPVLDDDGFVLYESRAIIRYLDQKLPGVALTPSDAKDRARMEQWFSVEQSYVSPAAMKIIMQALFAPMQGREPDQSLIEAGKADLTRGLDVLEKALNGQEYLVASGFSLADITYMPYFAYLFAANAGDLITARPNVSAWWSRISARPSWKKVAG; this is encoded by the coding sequence ATGAAGGTCTACAGCCACCCTGGGAGCACCTGCGGCCGCAAGGTCATGACCGTTCTCGCCGAGAAGGGGCACGAGGTCGAGTTCGAGCTCGTGGACATCATGAAGGGCGCGCAGAAGAAGCCCGAGTTCCTCGCCCTGCAGCCCTTCGGCGTCGTCCCCGTCCTCGACGACGACGGCTTCGTCCTCTACGAGTCGCGCGCCATCATCCGCTACCTGGACCAGAAGCTCCCCGGCGTCGCGCTCACGCCCTCGGATGCGAAGGACCGGGCGCGGATGGAGCAGTGGTTCAGCGTCGAGCAGTCCTACGTCTCGCCCGCGGCCATGAAGATCATCATGCAGGCCCTCTTCGCCCCCATGCAGGGCCGCGAGCCCGACCAGAGCCTCATCGAGGCCGGCAAGGCCGACCTGACCCGCGGCCTCGACGTGCTGGAGAAGGCGCTGAACGGGCAGGAGTACCTCGTCGCGAGCGGCTTCTCCCTCGCCGACATCACCTACATGCCCTACTTCGCGTACCTGTTCGCGGCGAACGCTGGCGACCTCATCACCGCGCGCCCGAACGTGAGCGCCTGGTGGTCGCGGATCAGCGCTCGCCCGTCGTGGAAGAAGGTCGCTGGCTGA
- a CDS encoding response regulator — MSRVPAPEATGRRRYSVLLVEDHEMSGDMLVRRLRRRGYQVAWARDGAEGVAMAGALRPDLVIMDLNLPVLDGVAATERLKAAPETRGIPVIALTAHVTPEAERRCARAGVDGWEGKPVNFDRLLSRIEAMQQLSQRPSSTTGER, encoded by the coding sequence GTGAGTCGGGTGCCCGCCCCGGAGGCCACAGGGAGGCGGCGCTACAGCGTCCTGCTCGTGGAGGACCACGAGATGAGCGGCGACATGCTCGTCCGTCGTTTGCGGCGGCGCGGCTACCAGGTCGCCTGGGCGCGTGACGGGGCCGAGGGGGTGGCGATGGCCGGCGCGCTCCGCCCGGACCTGGTGATCATGGATCTGAACCTGCCGGTCCTGGACGGCGTGGCGGCGACCGAGCGCCTCAAGGCGGCGCCGGAGACGCGGGGCATCCCGGTCATCGCGCTGACGGCGCACGTGACGCCCGAGGCCGAGCGCCGGTGCGCTCGGGCGGGGGTGGATGGGTGGGAGGGGAAGCCGGTGAATTTCGACCGGCTCCTGTCGCGCATCGAGGCGATGCAGCAGCTCAGCCAGCGACCTTCTTCCACGACGGGCGAGCGCTGA
- a CDS encoding response regulator, which translates to MERILIVDDDPSFGEIMKRKLERAGFAVTMRDGPLGTLDELKRGAYDALLLDVLMPALDGRMLVHLIRDTESLRRLRVVLCSSMDTVDLQKLAERLKVQGYIAKSSPLDEVVAAVRVVLELRAVG; encoded by the coding sequence ATGGAGCGCATCCTCATCGTCGATGACGACCCTTCGTTCGGGGAGATCATGAAGCGAAAGCTGGAGCGGGCCGGCTTCGCGGTGACGATGCGCGATGGGCCCCTCGGCACCCTCGACGAGCTGAAGCGAGGGGCTTACGACGCGCTCCTGCTCGACGTGCTCATGCCAGCGCTGGACGGGCGCATGCTGGTCCACCTCATCCGCGACACCGAGTCGCTGCGGCGGCTCCGGGTCGTGCTGTGCAGCAGCATGGACACCGTGGACCTCCAGAAGCTCGCCGAGCGCCTGAAGGTGCAGGGGTACATCGCGAAGTCGTCGCCGCTCGACGAGGTGGTGGCCGCGGTGCGGGTCGTGCTCGAGCTGCGGGCGGTCGGGTGA
- a CDS encoding sensor histidine kinase — protein MRTQHPEPTPSTTSPAAAAPSRTGVAGAAPVVALLSTLGHDLRTPLNSIIGYSELLQEELRDANQEDWVDDLEQIRMSGRQLLDLINRLVDLAKVEVGRVEFAPEPQVLSAALAEVVSAVTPEFEARGQYVLFDCAGDVGQVVADPARLRQCLSCAVQSIAELSGPGTVSIDVTTPATSPQVRVAIQMILDAPGSVASAAKAHGAALRSEDVGPPSARAQQQSHPSWSGARLHAGAQVGLLLARRLCELLGGSFQVQAGATIVLAFPSAEPLVRGGVENSTGGADEAVPQPLVAPSG, from the coding sequence GTGCGCACCCAGCATCCAGAACCCACTCCCAGCACGACCTCACCAGCTGCCGCTGCGCCGTCTCGCACTGGTGTCGCTGGCGCGGCGCCCGTCGTCGCGTTGCTCTCGACGCTCGGGCACGACCTGCGCACACCCCTCAACTCCATCATCGGGTACAGCGAGCTGCTCCAGGAAGAGCTGCGCGACGCCAACCAGGAGGACTGGGTCGACGACCTGGAGCAGATCCGGATGAGCGGTCGGCAGCTCCTGGATCTGATCAACCGCCTCGTCGATCTGGCCAAGGTGGAGGTGGGGCGGGTGGAGTTCGCGCCGGAACCTCAGGTCCTCTCGGCGGCCCTCGCCGAGGTGGTCTCCGCGGTGACGCCGGAGTTCGAGGCGCGTGGGCAGTACGTGCTGTTCGACTGCGCGGGCGACGTGGGGCAGGTGGTGGCGGATCCGGCGCGGTTGCGCCAGTGCCTGTCCTGCGCCGTCCAGAGCATCGCGGAGCTGAGCGGGCCGGGGACGGTGAGCATCGACGTCACGACCCCGGCGACGTCGCCGCAGGTGCGGGTGGCGATCCAGATGATCCTGGATGCGCCGGGGAGCGTCGCGTCCGCGGCGAAGGCGCATGGCGCGGCGCTCCGGTCCGAGGATGTCGGTCCACCGTCGGCGCGCGCCCAGCAGCAGAGTCACCCGAGCTGGTCCGGGGCGCGGCTGCACGCGGGGGCCCAGGTGGGGCTCTTGCTCGCTCGCCGGTTGTGCGAGCTCCTGGGCGGCAGCTTCCAGGTGCAAGCCGGGGCCACGATCGTGCTCGCCTTTCCCTCGGCCGAGCCCCTGGTGCGCGGTGGCGTCGAGAACTCCACGGGAGGCGCCGATGAAGCCGTCCCTCAACCCCTGGTCGCGCCGAGCGGCTAG
- a CDS encoding diacylglycerol/polyprenol kinase family protein: MSSNSAYDLSALSDEVAPATPRPVRAENMTRSLFHVASGMVALAMLRLLPDRTWLVGVSGGLMTWAWTMEFLRRRSPAVNRALMRVFSQVAHPHERHQVNSSTWYLTALVGLALIAPLRAAELGVVVLAFADPAAGFIGRRFGRTRLRTGRSLEGTMGFVVAGALVAMATLAIFHPLPFPSMMLLAVAGAVAGAVAELVSTRLDDNFTIPVSVAAAVSAAGLALPAV; the protein is encoded by the coding sequence GTGTCGTCGAACTCCGCTTACGACCTCTCCGCGCTGAGCGACGAGGTCGCCCCCGCCACGCCCCGCCCCGTGCGCGCCGAGAACATGACGCGCAGCCTGTTCCACGTCGCCTCCGGGATGGTGGCGCTGGCGATGCTCCGGCTCCTGCCCGACCGGACCTGGCTCGTGGGGGTGAGCGGCGGGCTCATGACGTGGGCGTGGACGATGGAGTTTCTGCGCCGGCGCAGCCCCGCGGTGAACCGGGCGCTGATGCGGGTCTTCTCGCAGGTCGCGCACCCGCACGAGCGTCACCAGGTGAACTCGTCGACCTGGTATCTCACCGCGCTCGTGGGCCTCGCCCTCATCGCGCCGCTGCGTGCGGCGGAGCTGGGTGTGGTGGTGCTGGCGTTCGCCGATCCTGCGGCAGGCTTCATCGGGCGGCGCTTCGGGCGCACGCGCTTGCGCACGGGCCGTTCGCTGGAAGGGACGATGGGCTTCGTGGTGGCGGGCGCGCTGGTCGCGATGGCGACGCTCGCGATCTTCCACCCGCTCCCCTTCCCGTCGATGATGCTGCTGGCCGTCGCGGGGGCCGTGGCAGGCGCGGTGGCCGAGCTGGTCTCCACGCGGCTCGACGACAACTTCACGATCCCCGTCTCCGTCGCTGCCGCCGTGTCGGCCGCAGGGCTCGCGCTCCCCGCGGTGTGA